AATACAACATCAAATATGATTCAATCTTTTTCAGTAGATGATCCAAATGTTTATGCAATTAATTCGaagcaatttaaaaatccttattatacaatttatccaaatatgtaaaataataacttgtGCGGGAcatgattgattaaaaaatatcttttttagagCGACTTATATATCCTTTTTGtaaagcaaatatatatataaatataataaaatatttaaggtAAGTATTGGAATAGGTgagtaaatacatatataaaataagataaaagtacatataaaaatttttttaaaagaatctcaaaaaatattatttttaattacaaatataattaattaattaatttttaactgtaTTTTTGaaggatatttaatttatatatatttttatttattatatatatcttgtaaaaaattttaaaatatattataatttaaattataagataaaatttaatttttatcgataataattaaaaaatttaattatatatttttaattattatataatatataatataatataatatatttatataatattatataaatttaattatataaagaattaattttttccaagaacaataataacattgaAATAGTGATGAAACGTagtattacttttataatattttataataataaatacttttacataatattatacattctttaacaaatattacatatatatataattgcaattttaaaatttattcttctttacaTGAAGAGCTTGTATCATCatcagatatattattttttagattttgtgGAATTTCTTCTAACTTCAAATTTGGTGAGCTTCTTGAACATGGcaatgatttttcaatcattgatATGTTATctgttgtaatttttttattcattttcacaatttttttccattgaatacctttttttttacctaaTCTCATTGATCTATGTctttttacaagaaatttgggattcttattttttggCACTGTTGCTCTTATCGAAGTTGATAAAGGTGTTTCTGGCAGTGTTAAATGATACATTGTATGATGGCATTGTATTTGACATGTATCTGAATGAGAGCTATCATTGggatttgtattaatattatcagacgaatatacattttcgaaattaaatcgtttttcttcttgaGAACATTCTGAAGcttcaaatgaaaatgattgcACAATATTTGATGTTTCTTTCCATGGATTTATTTTGGTTGTGTATACGATAGGTGTAtctataatttctttcgtaaattttgataaattggaTGTACTTGACCAAGGTTGTATAACAACTTTCGGACTTTTTGTTAACATAAAAAGTGGTTTTCGGTTTGTATCGATTCGTGATATCGAATGCTTTCCTAGGgatgaaaatttcttcatggtttctgttataatttttttccgttGTTCTGTTTGATTAACTTGGACCGGTTCTTGAAtatcaaattgtaaaattgtttcaGAATAAGTTTGATCAATTGTCGTAGGTGTTTCAGAGTGTTGGCTAATCTGGCTGAAACAAACGAGtctaatttaagaaaatttaatttcaaaaacaattcttttttttataagttctttttttctctctatcttgcaatttaatacacttttaatatattatttaatataattttttatttaatcttttattatttgtattttttttttgcatatatgttattctaaacaataatttttattttttaaaataatactttaaaaaaataaagtaaaaaaaataagtaaaatagttatgtaaaaattggcataataattttaccgtTTTTCACATAATGGACTATCATTAGCTAAACTTATAGTTGATGTGTGATGTGAGgattttatatcttcttcttcttcttctataaCATCTGGTAGAAACATGGTTTGTTTTTCCTCAGGAACTCtagatattaatgaatattaattttaaaattattttcttacttgttaatattttaaatacattcatttacaattttcatatataatataatataatttacaatactaACGTCATATTTGCTACACTACCACgataagttttctttttataagctGCTGCTGCTTCAGTATATGGTAAGATTAGATTTTCagcatcaaaataaata
This DNA window, taken from Apis cerana isolate GH-2021 linkage group LG5, AcerK_1.0, whole genome shotgun sequence, encodes the following:
- the LOC108001294 gene encoding bestrophin-4-like isoform X3 yields the protein MTVSYQYQVANSTRGGFTRLLFMWRGSLYKLIYRELLLFLILFAGLSAVYRHILNSTQKREFEQIVIYCDNFINLIPLSFVLGFYVSYVAQRWWQQYQAIPWPDKLMHLIALYITGNDEYGRTLRRALMRYLNLSLILVLRSISSAVKKRFPTLDHVVDSEFNTYWIPCTWFINLLKEARQNHRIPDPQGLKLIMEEFNEFRTKCGLLWSFDWISIPLVYTQVVTLATYSFFGVALIARQYIEGKEKQFQLQIDIYIPIFTILQFFFFMGLLKVAEQLINPFGDDDEDFELNWIIDRHAKVSYLGVDTLMNRCPPLVKDIYFDAENLILPYTEAAAAYKKKTYRGSVANMTVPEEKQTMFLPDVIEEEEEDIKSSHHTSTISLANDSPLCEKRQISQHSETPTTIDQTYSETILQFDIQEPVQVNQTEQRKKIITETMKKFSSLGKHSISRIDTNRKPLFMLTKSPKVVIQPWSSTSNLSKFTKEIIDTPIVYTTKINPWKETSNIVQSFSFEASECSQEEKRFNFENVYSSDNINTNPNDSSHSDTCQIQCHHTMYHLTLPETPLSTSIRATVPKNKNPKFLVKRHRSMRLGKKKGIQWKKIVKMNKKITTDNISMIEKSLPCSRSSPNLKLEEIPQNLKNNISDDDTSSSCKEE
- the LOC108001294 gene encoding bestrophin-4-like isoform X2, whose translation is MTVSYQYQVANSTRGGFTRLLFMWRGSLYKLIYRELLLFLILFAGLSAVYRHILNSTQKREFEQIVIYCDNFINLIPLSFVLGFYVSYVAQRWWQQYQAIPWPDKLMHLIALYITGNDEYGRTLRRALMRYLNLSLILVLRSISSAVKKRFPTLDHVVDSGFMTSLELDLFLAVPSLEFNTYWIPCTWFINLLKEARQNHRIPDPQGLKLIMEEFNEFRTKCGLLWSFDWISIPLVYTQVVTLATYSFFGVALIARQYIEGKEKQFQLQIDIYIPIFTILQFFFFMGLLKVAEQLINPFGDDDEDFELNWIIDRHAKVSYLGVDTLMNRCPPLVKDIYFDAENLILPYTEAAAAYKKKTYRGSVANMTVPEEKQTMFLPDVIEEEEEDIKSSHHTSTISLANDSPLCEKRQISQHSETPTTIDQTYSETILQFDIQEPVQVNQTEQRKKIITETMKKFSSLGKHSISRIDTNRKPLFMLTKSPKVVIQPWSSTSNLSKFTKEIIDTPIVYTTKINPWKETSNIVQSFSFEASECSQEEKRFNFENVYSSDNINTNPNDSSHSDTCQIQCHHTMYHLTLPETPLSTSIRATVPKNKNPKFLVKRHRSMRLGKKKGIQWKKIVKMNKKITTDNISMIEKSLPCSRSSPNLKLEEIPQNLKNNISDDDTSSSCKEE